CCGGGGCGAACAAGGCAATTACATCCGGCTTTACCTCATCAACACCCAGGCAGGCTGCTGTGCGATCTGTGGCGCAGCCAGCACCTGGCAGGACCTTCCGTTGACGTTGATCATGGACCACATCGACGGCAACCCGACGAACAATCGCCGGGAGAACCTGCGCCTGATCTGTCCGAACTGCGACTCCCAGCTCCCGACGTACAAGAGCCGTAACCGTGGCAACGGTCGCCACTACCGGCGACAGCGCTATGCCAACGGGCAGTCGTTCTGACCGCCACCCTAGACATCGACTCTGCATCCAGGCTGCGAAAGTGCGAGCATGCGACGCCCCACACGCAGAGTGAATCCAGTTGGGGCTGCAGTTGTTCTAGACCCCGCGCAGCAGTGCCACGAGCTCGTCGCGGCCGTTGACACCGACGCGCTGTGAGGCCCGGAACAGATGTCCCTCGACCGATCGAACAGACATCGTCAGGCGATCGGCGACCTCCTTGTTCGACAACCCTTGTGCCACCAGCGCAATCACCTCCCGCTGACGGTCGGTGAACGGCTGCGGCATCGCCACCGCCCGCAGCGCGGGGGTGAGTGCGCCGTGGCATTCGGTCGCGAGGCGCTCGGCGACGACGGAGGCGCTCAGCGCCGCACCGCGCAATCCTGCGCGTTGGTATGCGACGACGGCCTGGGCCGCCGCATCGGCCGCCGCCACCCGATCGCCGAAGGCCTCGTACCCCCGCGCTGCGGCAAGCAGCCCTTCCCCATTGCCACCGGCCAGCGCCGCGGCGTGCGCGGCTGCGGCGGGAGCACGAGGGCCTTGCACCACCCCGGCCAGCTCCTGCAGCCGCGCAGCGGTGGTGGCATCGCCGAACTGGGTCGCGGTCTGCAATAGCAGCACTTCCTGCGCGGGCCGGTCCGACTCCTCGGCTGCCGCCGTTCGCAGCAGCGAGATCGCCTGGGAAACAGCACCTTCGGCGGCGTTAACCCAGGCTTGAGCGATGGACTTCTCGGGGTCGAACAAGCGGGCAGCCGGGTCCTGCGCCCACCACTCCAACGAATCGAACTGCCGGCGTGCGTCTTCGGCGAGCCCGGCCATGGCGGTCACGGTCGTCAGCCACACCCGTCCGATCGCCCTGATCACCCGGCCGCTGTCCCCGGTGCCGAGATACGCAAGCGATTCCAGCAGCCACCGTCGGGCATCGGACAGCGCCCCGAGATCCATCGCGGTCATGCCGGCCAACAGGCTGTGCCAGGACTCTTCGAATGGAACGTCGAGGGTTGTCTGGCGGATACGTGCGACGGCGGCACCCGCTCGGCCCAGCGCGCCGGCGAACCGATAGGCCCGAGCCTGTAGGGCCGCCAGTTGAAATCGCAAGTGCGACACGTCCGACGACTGCGCAGCCAGTGCGTACCCCGCGTCTGCCGGTGATTGGATCTCGTCGACGCAGCCGACATCGCCGAATCCTGTGACCAACACCCAGGCCGAAACCATCCGGGCCAGATCGTCGGCCAGCGGGTTCGGCAATACCGAGCCGGCCCGTTCGATCGCCGCGCTGGAACGGCCCCGCATCAGATCCACCAGGGCTCGCGGCGCGGCGGCGTTCGGTTGCGAGACGTCGCCACCGGCTGCGAACACCGCGTCGAGTTCCCGCTCGGCATTGGCCGGGTCACCCAGCCCGCCTGCGAAATTCACCGCTCGCAGCACCGCGATCTGCGATCGCTGCGGCCCGGTGGTCTGCCCGGCAAGTTCGGCCAGAATCGTCTCGGCTTGGCCGGGCCTCTGCAGCCAGACGTTCGTCATCGCCAGAGTGATCTTGGCTTCGACCCCGCCGCCGGCGGTTACCGCTCGCGCCGCGAACTCCTGTGCAAGGCGGGCATCGTGCAGTTGCGCGGCCGCCGAGGCCGCGCCGAGTAGAAGCTCCGCGTCGGGCGTAAGGTCCGATTCGATGGTCAGCACGGCCCGGCGCACCAGTTCACGTGGATCGGTGCCGGTTTTCCGCGCCAGTTCACCGGCGATCCGGCCCCGCAAACGCCGCAGCCGCAACGACCCGGTCCGCCTGACCTCACCGAGCATCGGATGCGCCAGTCGCACCGTCGCCGGGCCCTCACCGGAGTCGACACTCACCAGCCCGAGCGATTCCGCCTCGGTGAGCGCTTCAGGGTCGGAGACCGCCGCCACCGTCTGCACATCCAATGGCTCGGCGACCGCCAACGCGTCCAGCACCTCATGAACGCTCGTGGATACCTGGGCGATTCGCGCCTCCAGAATCTCGGCGAGGGTAGGCGACAACGCGGGGTGGCCACCCCACAGCCACACACCGGAGTGCCGCACCATCCGGCCCGCGTGCACCTCGGCCTCGACCAAGTGACGCAGATACAACGCGTTGCCCTGTGTCAGCTGCCAGAAGCGACGGGCCGAAAGCGACTGCACCGGCCCGTCCAGCACCTGCTCGATGAGCTGGGTTGTTTCCTCCAGTGACAAGGGTTGCAGTTCCAGACGTTCCAGATGGTGGTCCTTCCATATCGCGGTGATCGCATCGGGGGCGGCTTCCCCGGAGCGAATGGTCAGAATCACCGACGCCAGCTGCCGGGTGACAAGTTGATGGATGGCGAAGGCCGACAGGTCATCCAGTAGATGCGCATCATCGACCCCGACGACCACCGCAGCATCCCCGGCCGGGCCGATCAGGCCGTCGATCACCTCGCGCACCCGACGCAGCGGGTCCGGCCCGAAGTCGCTGGCGATGTCGGCGAATGCGCCGAGCGGAACACTGCGTGCCGACGCGGTGCCGACGATCCAATGCCGGTGTGCCCGACGCGGACTGCAGGCCTCGACGGCCTCGCGTGCCAACCGGGTTTTGCCGACGCCTGCCGAGCCGGACAGCACGATCCCGAGGGCGCGGTCATTGCCGGGCCGCGTGGCATCGGCGATCAGTTGGAGTTCTTCGGATCGGCCGACCAGCGGCCACCGACGGATCACCGGCGGATTGTAAACCGCCGCGGTAACCCCGCCGGGGCGATCGGACAAACCGGAAAATTCACGCGGGCGAAAGCAATACGGCGTATCCGGAGCGAAGTGAGGTAGTCGACTACTCCAGCTCACCCCGCGGTGGGCACCTTATCGTCGGGCGGTCCGGCAGCGAGGATGCGTGGAGGTTGCGATGTCGAAGTCCAGCGGCAGATTGATCATTCGGGTACTCACGCTGTGCGCGTTGCTGTTCGCGTTCACCATTGCGGGCCCCGCCGGCGCGGCTCCTCCGGAAGTCACCACGAGCGAGAACCCGGTCCTCATCGCCTATCCGCATTTCACCACGAAGAACGTCGACCTCAAATGGAGCCTGAATCCGTTTCAGGTGGCGATTCTCGCCGTCACCGAAGGCGGTGCGCCGGTGATCAATCCGACGGTGAGTTCGCCTGAGGGTGAGGGCACGGTGTCGTTGACGGTCGCCTACGGCAAGACGTACACCGCGCAGCTCAAGGACGCCTTCGGCCAGCCGCTGGGTGCACCGCTCACGATCACCACCGACAAGCCCCAGATCGATCTGCAACTGTGTGCGCAGCGGTGCATCAAGAGCCTCGAAGTTCAACCACACGGCGGCTGGGCCCAATTCACGATCGAGACCAGCAAGACGATGGTGATCACGGTCGAGGCGAGCACCACGCCGCCGGATGCCGACGGTAAGTGGAGTGATCCCAACGCGATTGCGGCCTCCGTCGGGACGGTCATCCCGACCAACCACTACGCACCGGGGCTGCCCAACTTGCAGCCCAACACCACCTACCACTACGTCGTGCGCGCCCACCTACAGGGCCACGAGCAGGTCAAGACCGGCAAGTTCACCACGCTCACGCGCCGGGTAGACGTGGATTTCAACGAGGTGCAGATGATCGAGGACACAGATGGCCCCCTCGACGGTGACTGCGACTGCTTCTTCTATTTCGGTGTAGGCGATCTGGATCCGATCAGGTACGGCGATTCGTACCACAAGCAGAGCATGGGTAGCGGCACGACCACGCCCATCGACGTAGCGGCCGGTTTCATCAACGCTCCGAACGACCTTCTACTCGGGGTGGCGGGCTACGACGACGACCAGGACGCGTTCGAGGTGATGGTCTTCGACTGCGTCGTCGGCCATCCCCCTCCCCGGGAAGGCGAGTCCTGGAAGGACAGTTGGAGCGCAGACGGGTGCATGCAGCATGCCGGCGACGAGATCACGGTGTCACTGTCCCGCCAGGGACCGCCCGGGGATCCCGCCGCCGTCGATGAACAGTTCACCGAGCCGTTCACGATCTCGGTCGACGGAGTCCTGAAATACAAGGTCCACGGAACGTATCGCGTCAGCTACAGCTAAACCCGGGTGGTCAGTTTCCGCAGGGTCTGATATTCGGTGTCCTTGTAGGGCCGCCCGTCGGGTTGCAGCAGATCGCTGAACCACACATTCGGAACCTTGGTGTAGGGCTTGTCCCAGGAATCCCACGGAAAGTACGTCTGTGTCTTGCCGGCCACCAGGCCCCAGCTGTAGGCGGCGACGTTGTGCCGCTTGGCAACCGGAAGCACCCCCTCGACCGTGCTGCCTTGGTCGCGCGCCAGATATTCGGTGCACAGTATCGGCCGTCCCAGCGGTTCGAGTTCGGCGATGCGTGCCTCGAACTCGGCCGGGCCGGCATAGGAGTGGAAGGAGATGACGTCGGAGTTGTCGAGCTGGAAGTTGTCCATTTCGCTGCGGCTACCGCGATCCCAGCTGCCCTGCCACACGCCACTGGTCAACGGCTGCACCGCGTTGACCGATCGCGCCCAGCCGAACACCTGCGGCAACAGCCCTCCGACTGCGTCGATCTTGTCCTTGCGCTCGACCTTGCGGTACTGCTTGGCCGGGTTGTCCGGCTCATTCCACAGGTCCCAGCCCAGAACGCGGTTGTCGTTTCGGAACTGGCTCATGACTCCCACCACGTAGTCGCGCAGCACGGGGAGATAACGGGGATCGTCGATGCGTTGGGCGCCGGGGCTCTGCACCCAGCCCGAGTTGTGCACCCCCGGTGTCGGGGCCCGCTGTGGTCCCACCTTCGGATGGGGATCCCAACACGAATCGAAGAAGACGAACAGCGGCTTGATGCCGTGACGGGCCGAGATGGCAACGAATTGTCCCAGCCGGCTTTGGAATCCAGCGCGATCCTGCGCCCACAGCAGATCGTGCAGAAATACCCGCACGGTGTTGAACCCGAGGAGACGGCAGGCGCCCAACTCACTGTCGATGCGCCGCGCGTCGTAGGTGCCCGGTGAGAACATCTCGATCTGGTTGATCGCATTCGAGGTGATGAAGTTGGTGCCGACCAGCCAGCCCTGCGCCTGGTACCAGGCGTTGGCGCGCTCGACCGGCCATTGGCCGGGCGCGGCGCTGGCGCGCGGGAGTACGGAAAGCGTGGAAAACGCCGGGGCGAGGGCCGCTGATGCTGCCAGTACCAGCGGGATCTTGAGGGCCGTTCGACGGTGCACTTAGTGAACATAGTGGGACCCAGCAAATACCTGACCCACACGTATCACATTGAAACCATTGAGGTTTCAGATCGTTATCAACTACAACCGGCTGACGGCGAAATCCGCCCCCTGGCCCGGCATGCCGTTGAACACGTACGCGCCGTGGGCGAAGCTGGGTGCACCCGCCGGGGTGCCGTCGCAGATGGTGTCACCGGGTTCGCACAGTTCGATGGTCTTGTCCGTGTATCGCGGACCGATCACCATGGCCGGCGCGCCGATGCTCTTCATGAACTCGTCAGACGGCGCGCCGAGCAGCACCACCGCGGCGACATGATCGGACACCTCGAGCGGCATTGGATCCGGGATGTACTGCTCGTACTCCGTCGGGATGCCGTCCGGCACGGCGGCGGAGGTGACGAAACCGGCGACCACGGCGCCCTGGGAGTACCCGCCCAGCACAACCTTGGTGTTCGGGCAGTCCTTCGCGGTGGCCTTGATGTGGTCGGCCGCATTACGGATCCCGTCGACGACCGTCCTGGCGAACTCGATCCGGTCGCCGAAGTTGCCGCTCGCCTCGTAGTTCACCGGATAGACCTCGACGGAACGTTCACCGGCCCTGGCGCGGACCGCGTCGACGAACGACTGGCCCGGCGCACCGACCCCCGGAGGCTCGTAGGTGCCGCGGGCAAACACCACCTCGACATCGGGGCACGGCTGCGCCGACGCCGCGGGCATGGGTGCGATCGGGATGGCGCAGGCGGCGATGAGCACCGCGCCCTGGAACAATTTGACGACGTTCATATCGACTCCACGCCTACCGGATCGTGACGAACGTTTCGATTCCCCATGCTGACACATCCCAAACCCGGAAAACCAGGGGTAATTGCGAAGGGTTTCTCTACCCCAGCGGCACGTCGAGGTGGGGCCGAGGGTCGGCCGCACCCGGTCCGTCGAAGTGCCACCACTCCCCGGAGTAGACGGTCAGCCCGCCGGCGCCCATCGCGTCGCGCAGTCGGGCCCGGTTGGCCTGGGCCGCCGGGCTGATGCCGTCGGTGGCATAGGCCAGGCTGCGCGGGGTGAAGTCGTCGAAGCCGGTACCCATGTCGGCCCCCGCGATCGTCACGTCCACCGAGCGGCCTGCCTCGTGGCTGCGGGCGTAGGCGCCCGGCCGGGCGACCCAGTTGGGGTTGGGCACCACCTCGAACATCCGCACCTGAACCTCGTGCGGCCGGTAGCAGTCCCAGAAAACCAACCTGTCAGGCCGCAGCGCGGCCGCAGCGGCCGCCAGCCCGGGGGCCATCGACTCGTGGACCAGGCATGGCGCCCCGGGTGGGTAGAGCCGCTGGCCGACGAAATTGTCGGCAGTGGCATAGCGCAGGTCGACCACCGCATCGGGAATCACGGAACGCACGTCGACCAGGCCGGCATCGGAGGCCGGCCGGGCCGGCGCCCGGGGCGCGTACACCACCTGAAACGTGCCGGCCAGGGCCGTCAGCACCGCGCCGAGCAGCAGCCTCATCCCGACGGAAATGACACTCTCATCTTCAGACATGTTGCTTTCCGATGTACGATAATCACACTCTTGAGTCGGCCTCCGAGCCCCGGTGGCCACCTGGTTATGCGCATAAGTACAGCGCAGAAGTCAACCGACGGATTGGAGCGATCCTATGGCGTCAGCCGTACCGGAGACCGTCGCCACCCGCTATGCCGGCAGACGGGTCGAACGGGTGGAGGACACCCGCCTGCTGACCGGACGCGGCACGTACGTCGACGACATCACGCGGCCCGGCATGCTGCACGCCTGCTTCGTCCGCAGCCCCTACGCCCGCGCGAAATTCACCGGCATCGACACCGCCGCGGCGCTCGCACTGCCCGGTGTGCACGCCGTGCTCACCGCGGCCGACCTCAACCCCGAGGTCAAGGAGGCCTGGCACGCGGTCGCGGGCAAGGACGTGCCCGACACCCCGCGCCCGCCCCTGGCCGAGGGCGAGGTGAAGTTCGTCGGCGATCCGGTGGCCTTGGTCATCGCCGAGAGCCGGTACCTCGCTGAGGACGCCGTCGACCTGGTCGACGTCGACTACGAACCGCTGCCCGCGATCGCCGACTTCCGCGAGGCGCTGACATCCGAGGTGTCGGTCCACGAAAACTTCCCGGACAACAACGCCGGCGGTATGGCCGGCATGCCGCCCGACGAAGAGGTCTTCGGCTCCGCGGCGCACGTGGTGAAAGAGCACATCTATCAACAGATGCACGTGCCGGTGCCGATCGAGACGCGCGGCATGGTCACCGAATGGTCGGCGACGTCAGGTGAGCTGACCATCTGGGCATCCACCCAGACCCCGCACGAGCTGCGGGCGTTCGCGGCCCGCCTGCTCGGCATCCCGGCCCAGCACGTCCGGGTCATCATGCGCGACACCGGCGGCGGCTTCGGCCAGAAGGTCGTGCCGATGCGTGAGGACATGTGCATCATGCTGGCCGCGCGCAGAGTACCGGCCGCGCTGAAGTGGATCGAGGACCGTCGGGAGAACCTGATGTCCGCCGGTCAGTCCCGCCATGTCGACGGCGACGTGCGGATGGCCTTCGACGAAGAAGGCACCATCCTGGCTGCCGACATCGATTTCGTCCAGGACGTCGGCTCCTATCCGACCCCGTATCCCGTGCTGACCACCGCGGCCATCGGCATGTTCTTCCCCGGCCCGTACCGGGTGCCCAAGGCCAGCTTCAACTACAAGACGGTGTTCTCCAACACGGCCGGGTTGCACGCCTACCGCGGGCCGTGGCAGTACGAAACCCTCACCCGCGAAATACTTCTCGACATCGCCGCGCGCAAGATGGACATGGACCCGGTCGAGCTGCGACGCAAGAATCTGCTCCGCCGGGACGAGATGCCGTACTTCAACCCCAACGGCATGCCCTATGACCACGTCGCCCCGATCGAGACGTTCGAGCAGGCCGTCAAGATCCTCGACCACGAGGGCTTCCGCAAGGAGCAGGCCGAGGCGCTGGCGCAGGGCCGTTACCTCGGACTGGGCTTCTCCGCCTACATCGAGCCGACCGGCGCGGCCACCGGCCACCTGGCCAGTGAGGGCTGCACGATCCGGATGGAGCCGACCGGCAAGATCAACGTGTACGTCAACGGCGGATCCACCGGAAACAGCTTGGAAACCACCGTCATCCAGCTCACCGCCGACGCACTCGGTGCCGACATCGACGATGTCGCCACCATCCAGGGTGACACCGCGGTGACTCCGTACGGCGCAGGCACCCAGGGCAGTCGCAGCGCACCGATGACCGCGGGCGCGGTCAACGAGGCCGGCACCATCCTGCGCAAGCAGCTGGTCGCGATGGCCGCGGCCCGCCTCGAGGTGGAGGAGTCCGAGATCGAGCTCGGCGGTTCGAAGGCAGTCGCCCGCAACGATCCCGAAAAGAGCGTCAGCTTCGCCGATCTGGCCTTCCGCGCCCACTACGAGCCGCAGATGCTTCCACCGGGCATGTCGGCAAACCTGGAGGCGACCGCCCGCTACACCGCACCGCCCACCGCGCCGATCCACTGGGCCAACGCCACCCACGCCTGCACCTGTGAGGTGGACGTCGTCACCGGGCACGTCACCCTCACCCGCTACATCGTCAGCGAAGATGTCGGCCCGATGATCAACCCCAACGTGGTCGAAGGTCAGATCGCGGGCGGCACCGTGCAGGGCATCGGCGGCGCGCTGCTGGAGAAGCTGTCCTACGACGACGCCGGAAACCCCTTGTCCTCAACGTTTGTCGACTATCTGCTGCCGACCGCCACCGAGGTGCCGACGATCGAGTACGGCCACGTCGAGATCCCCGGCCCCGGCGTCGGCGGCTACAAGGGCGCGGGCGAGGGCGGCGCCATCGGGTCCACCCCCGCGGTCATCAACGCGGTCAACGACGCGTTGGCCCCGCTCGGGGTCACCCTGACCACTCTGCCCGCCACCCCGGCGGCCATCGTCGAAGCCATCGAGCGCTCGCAGGAACGACAAGAAAGGGACCACTGATCGTGGAGCTCAACAACGAATTTCGGGTCGCGGTGCCTGCGGCGAAAACCTGGGAGGTGCTCACCGACGTCGAACGCGTCGCACCGTGTCTGCCCGGGGCCACCCTACTGAGCGTCGACGGCGACGACTTCACCGGCGCGGTCAAGGTGAAGGTCGGCCCGATCACCGTGTCCTACCAGGGCGATGCGACGTTCCAGGAAAAGGACGCCGCAGCCCAGCGCGTGGTGCTCAAGGCCAATGGCAAAGAGACGCGCGGGAACGGCACCGCCTCGGCCGTCGTCACGGCTCAACTCAAAGACGAGGGTGACGCGACCACCGTCGTCGTCACCACCGACCTGGCCATCTCCGGCAAGGCGGCCCAGTTCGGCCGCGGCGTGCTGGCCGATGTGGCAGGCAGCCTGATCGATCAGTTCGCCCGCAGCCTGGAAGCCGAACTGATCGGCGGTTCCGAGCCCGCCCCCGAAACCGGTTCTCCCGCTTCCGGTCAAGCGCCTCAGGAGGCCGCCCCGATCAATGCGCTCGCCCTGGCCAAGGTGATGGCGGTGCCGATGGCCAAGCGCTTCGCCCCGGCCATCGGCGCGGCCGCCGCCGCGGGCGTGCTCGGCTTCCTGCTCGGCCGGGCCGGGCGCAAGAACCGGAGACCCCACGCCGTCACCGCCGAGGATCTACAGGCTGCATTGCTCCGGTTGGTGTCATGAAACCCGCCCCGTTCGCCTATCACCGGCCCGCCACGGTCGCCGAGGCAGTCGCCATGCTCGGCGAGTACGGCGAGGACGCCAAGATCCTGGCCGGAGGCCAGAGCCTGGTGCCGATGCTGGCGATGCGCCTGACGCACTTCGACAACCTGATCGACATCTCACGCCTGACCGAGCTGAATGACATCACGCTGCAGGGCAACGAGGTTCGCATCGGCGCGGCCACCCCGCACGCCCTCGTCGGCCTCGACGACGAGATCGCCGACTCGGTACCGCTGCTGAGCCTGGCCACGCCGCACATCGGGCATTTCCAGATCCGCAGCCGCGGCACCCTGGGCGGCGCGATCGCCCACGCCGATCCGGCTGCCGAGTACGCGGCCGTGGCACTGGCGCTCGACGCGACGATCGAGGCCACATCGGCCCGCGGCACCCGGCAGATCCCGGCCACCCAGTTCTTCACCGGACTGTGGGAAACGTCCTTGGCACCCGACGAGATCCTCACCGCGGTGCGCTTCCCGGTGGCCTCCGGACGCAGTGGTTTCGGGATCTCCGAATTCGCGCGCCGCCATGGTGATTTCGCGATCGCCGGTGCCGTGGTCGGGATCGAGCTCGACGAGGACGACCGGATCACCCGCTGCGGCATCGGCCTGCTCGGGCTCGGCTCCACCCCGCTGCGGGCCACTCCGGCCGAGTCGGCGGTGCTCGGCACCCCGATCGGCGGGCTCACCGCCGAGGAGATCGGCCGGCTGGCGATGTCCGAACTCACCGACATCCCGTCCGACCTGCAGGGCTCGGCGTCATACCGGGCCCGGGTCGGTGCCGCCATGGTGTCCCGCGCCTGGACTCAGGCCGTCACACAAGTCACCCAGGAGGTTCTCAATGCATGAACTGCCGGTCGAGGTCTCGGTCAACGGCCGCGACTACCAGGGCGTGGTCGAGCCGCGGGTGACACTCGCCGATTTCCTGCGCGAGACCTGCGGCCTGACCGGCACCCACCTCGGCTGCGAACACGGCGCCTGCGGCGCCTGCACCGTGCTGCTCGACGGGCAGGCGGTGCGTTCGTGTCTGGTGTTCGCGGTTCAGGTGGACGGCCAGGATGTCACCACGGTCGAGGGGATCGCCGACCCGGACGGAGCGCTGTCCCCGGTGCAGGCGGCCCTCAAGGAATGCCACGGCCTGCAATGTGGCTTCTGCACACCGGGATTCGTCACCTCGATCACCGCGATGCTGCGCGACAACCCGAACCCCAGCGATGAGGAGATCCGCGAAGGGCTCTCGGGCAACTTCTGCCGCTGCACCGGGTACCAGGGCATCGTCAACGCGGTTCATCGAGTCTGCGAGAACGCCGAGGACGCCGCCGAACTCGACCCCGCGGGCCAACAGTGATTTCTGCCCGCTGATCCTCCCCTCACCGGCTCCAACCGGTACAAGTGGACTCATGAAGATCGGTTTCATCGGCCTGGGCAACATGGGTGCGGCAATGGCCGCCAACCTGCTCAAGGCCGGACACGAGGTCACCGCGTACAACCGCTCCCCCGACAAGGTGACCGCGCTGGTCTCCCAGGGTGCGTCGGCCGCCGCATCGGTCGGCGACGCTTGCCAGGGCGACATCGTGGTCACCATGCTCGCCAACGACGACGCGGTTGAGGCACTGGCATTCGGGGACGACGGAGTGGTCGCCTCGCTGCCGCGCGGCGCGGTCCATGTCTCGTCGTCGACCATCAGCGTCGCCCTGGCCCAAAGACTGACCGAAGCCCACGGCGGGTCCGGCCAGGGTTTCGTCGCCGCCCCGGTGTTCGGCAGGCCCGAGGCCGCCGCGGCGGCCAAGTTGTTCGTCGTGGCGGCCGGTGCCCCGGCGGCGCTCGAGACGGTGTCGCCGGTTTTCGATGCGATCGGACAACGCACATTCGTGCTCGGCGATGCCCCTCAGGCCGCGAACCTCGTCAAGATCAGCGGCAACTTCCTGATCGCCTCGGTGATCGAATCCCTCGGTGAGGCAATGGCTCTCGTGAGCAAGGCGGGGGTCGACAAACAGCAGTACCTGGAGTTGCTGACCTCGACGCTGTTCGACGCCCCGGTCTATCGCACCTACGGCGGGCTGCTGGCCCGCGAAGAATTCAGTCCGGCCGGGTTCTCCGCCACGCTCGGGCTCAAGGACGTCAAGCTGGCGCTGAGCGCCGGGGACGAGCTACAGGTGCCCCTGCCCGTCGCGAGCCTGCTGCGCGATCGTTTCCTGACGCTGCTGGCCACCGGCGGCGGTGACCTGGATTGGTCGGCGGTGGGCGCATTGAGCGCGTGGGAGGCCGGGGCCGGCCACCCGGCCTAGAAACGTGCAGCGCCGAGGATCGCAACCACATGTGTGACCGCAATTCCTCGGCGTCGCGTCGTTCCGGACTACTCGGCAGGCACGACGCCGCGCAGGCCGTCCGCACCGAAGATCGGCTCGATCATCCCGGAGATGTCGGGGCCGCGGCGCAGCCCGTGCCCGCCGTCGACGTTGATGGCCTGGCCGGTGATCCAGCCGGAGGCATCGCTGAGCAGGAACACCGCCAGGTTCGCGATGTCCTCGACCTCGCCGAACCGGGGAAGCGGCGTGCAGGCCTGGTAGTCGTCGCGGGCCGCCGGGAGCTCGAACACCGGGCCGACCATGTCGGTGCGGGTCAAACCTGGCCGGATGCTGTTGACGCGCACCCAGGACGGCCCGAGTTCGTCAGCGGCCAGCTTGAGCAGATGGTCCAGGGCAGCCTTGCTGACGCCGTACGCGCCGAACCATCGGTGCGTGTTGCTCGAGGCGATCGAGGAGATCCCGACGAATGAGCCGCCCCCGCCGCGAACCAGCTCCCGCCCGGCGTGCTTGAGCAGGTACATCGTTCCGTTGACGTTCAGGTCGACGGTGCGTCGCCACAGTTCGGAGTCGATCTGTGTGATCGGGCCGATGGTCTCTGACCCACCCGCGCTGTGCACCACACCGTGCAGCCGGCCGTGCCAGGCAGTCGCGGCGTCGACCGCTCGGCTGACCTCGTCCTCGTTGGTGACGTCGGCGGGTTCGTACCGCACCGATCCGGGCCCCTGGGCGGTCAGTTCGTCGGCGGCGGCACTGAGCTTGTCGGCGTTGCGTCCGACCAGCAGGGCGTTACCGCCGGAGGCGACGATGGCGGCCGCGGCACCCTTGCCGATGCCGCTACCGCCACCGGTGACCAGGTAGGTGCGATCTTTCAACGACAGTTCCATTTACCTCATCCCTTACGGTTCGTCGCGCCGGGCCGGTTTCGGAGCACCGAGGGTGCGCCAGTCCGGCACGTCCGGTGGCATGCCGACCGGCCAGCGGTTCTCGTTGGCCGACGCCCAGTGCGCGTGCCCGAGTTCATGGATGTGGAAGGCGTGGCGCAGCGCCTCGGTGAAGCCCATGGCGTCGCTGGCCGCGTTGACCGAATCCTTGACCAACAGGGCCGCCATCGTCGGCCGCTCG
The genomic region above belongs to Mycolicibacterium sp. HK-90 and contains:
- a CDS encoding HNH endonuclease — translated: MRQCRGCGAPLEKRSQKVYCGNACQARARRDIMTERWLESGEARVRGEQGNYIRLYLINTQAGCCAICGAASTWQDLPLTLIMDHIDGNPTNNRRENLRLICPNCDSQLPTYKSRNRGNGRHYRRQRYANGQSF
- a CDS encoding LuxR family transcriptional regulator, which translates into the protein MIRRWPLVGRSEELQLIADATRPGNDRALGIVLSGSAGVGKTRLAREAVEACSPRRAHRHWIVGTASARSVPLGAFADIASDFGPDPLRRVREVIDGLIGPAGDAAVVVGVDDAHLLDDLSAFAIHQLVTRQLASVILTIRSGEAAPDAITAIWKDHHLERLELQPLSLEETTQLIEQVLDGPVQSLSARRFWQLTQGNALYLRHLVEAEVHAGRMVRHSGVWLWGGHPALSPTLAEILEARIAQVSTSVHEVLDALAVAEPLDVQTVAAVSDPEALTEAESLGLVSVDSGEGPATVRLAHPMLGEVRRTGSLRLRRLRGRIAGELARKTGTDPRELVRRAVLTIESDLTPDAELLLGAASAAAQLHDARLAQEFAARAVTAGGGVEAKITLAMTNVWLQRPGQAETILAELAGQTTGPQRSQIAVLRAVNFAGGLGDPANAERELDAVFAAGGDVSQPNAAAPRALVDLMRGRSSAAIERAGSVLPNPLADDLARMVSAWVLVTGFGDVGCVDEIQSPADAGYALAAQSSDVSHLRFQLAALQARAYRFAGALGRAGAAVARIRQTTLDVPFEESWHSLLAGMTAMDLGALSDARRWLLESLAYLGTGDSGRVIRAIGRVWLTTVTAMAGLAEDARRQFDSLEWWAQDPAARLFDPEKSIAQAWVNAAEGAVSQAISLLRTAAAEESDRPAQEVLLLQTATQFGDATTAARLQELAGVVQGPRAPAAAAHAAALAGGNGEGLLAAARGYEAFGDRVAAADAAAQAVVAYQRAGLRGAALSASVVAERLATECHGALTPALRAVAMPQPFTDRQREVIALVAQGLSNKEVADRLTMSVRSVEGHLFRASQRVGVNGRDELVALLRGV
- a CDS encoding 1,4-beta-xylanase, coding for MHRRTALKIPLVLAASAALAPAFSTLSVLPRASAAPGQWPVERANAWYQAQGWLVGTNFITSNAINQIEMFSPGTYDARRIDSELGACRLLGFNTVRVFLHDLLWAQDRAGFQSRLGQFVAISARHGIKPLFVFFDSCWDPHPKVGPQRAPTPGVHNSGWVQSPGAQRIDDPRYLPVLRDYVVGVMSQFRNDNRVLGWDLWNEPDNPAKQYRKVERKDKIDAVGGLLPQVFGWARSVNAVQPLTSGVWQGSWDRGSRSEMDNFQLDNSDVISFHSYAGPAEFEARIAELEPLGRPILCTEYLARDQGSTVEGVLPVAKRHNVAAYSWGLVAGKTQTYFPWDSWDKPYTKVPNVWFSDLLQPDGRPYKDTEYQTLRKLTTRV
- a CDS encoding cutinase family protein; translated protein: MNVVKLFQGAVLIAACAIPIAPMPAASAQPCPDVEVVFARGTYEPPGVGAPGQSFVDAVRARAGERSVEVYPVNYEASGNFGDRIEFARTVVDGIRNAADHIKATAKDCPNTKVVLGGYSQGAVVAGFVTSAAVPDGIPTEYEQYIPDPMPLEVSDHVAAVVLLGAPSDEFMKSIGAPAMVIGPRYTDKTIELCEPGDTICDGTPAGAPSFAHGAYVFNGMPGQGADFAVSRL
- a CDS encoding M15 family metallopeptidase; this encodes MRLLLGAVLTALAGTFQVVYAPRAPARPASDAGLVDVRSVIPDAVVDLRYATADNFVGQRLYPPGAPCLVHESMAPGLAAAAAALRPDRLVFWDCYRPHEVQVRMFEVVPNPNWVARPGAYARSHEAGRSVDVTIAGADMGTGFDDFTPRSLAYATDGISPAAQANRARLRDAMGAGGLTVYSGEWWHFDGPGAADPRPHLDVPLG